attctcctgcctcagtctcccgagtagctgggactacaggtgcccgccaccacgcccagctaattttttttatatttttagtagagatggggtttcaccatgttatctaggatggtctccatctcctgacctcgtgatctgccagccttggcctcccaaagtgctgggattacaggcgtgagccaccgcgcctggccaggaagtTACTTTTAATCAAAAGTGTTAGAACTTCCACACTGGTTCCTTCCAAACACCGAGCACATTACTCTAGTGATGATGCTGTGCTCACAACACTAGGGTAATTCAATTCAGAGTTCTGACCATACCTCCCTATTTTGTACAGTattcatagaaaatgaaaaagtcagttatctttaaaaaaaatacattaactgAAAAGTGAAAACAGAATGTACTGAGAAAAAAGATGGCACCACGGTGCTTACGTTAAAATGGATTCATTCAATATTCTCCAACGCGAATTAAACAGTTTTAcataattatttccttataaCAGTTTTCatgttggcaaaataaataatactttaattaCGAACTGTTTTATTTCAGTCTGAGATACTTAATTCTTGCAGTGCATGCCCACCGGTAACAAAATCTATTAATAACACTCCCAAACCATGGGACTTTAAAGTTACAATCAACTGCTGAGAGGCATAAAAGTAGTATCATTAAACAGAGAGTATGAAAAttaggttttaaaattaaaaacaaaacctggttACTATTCTCtaggaaatatttcaaatatataatcatCTCCAGCTTGGCTATCAAATTTCCTATACTTAAGATATGGTAGATTGcagttaattttatctttttaggtAGCAGGTATTATTTATTAAGCTTTCAATCTTTGGAGGAGCTAGAAGTTTTGAAATGTACCAAATTTAATGTCATTAACCAATTGGAATTTTTAAGATAAGTTCTGAGTGCAATTCTATTCAGaatttcctgttctttttcattttggatGGATGTTGGTATTTGTTCCACCACTTTTTTGCACCTGCATACTTCTTGTTACCTTATAGATACCATGAGCCATACTTTCTTagtattgaaataaattttattttaaaatgttaaaaacatgaTAAAACATGATTCCTTTAGGAAAAAATTCCCACTCTACCCATCCCCCTAATATCTATATAACAGTACTAACAGCAGTATTTGTCAGTGTTTGCCTAGGATGATGAGGATGTCTGAACTACTGGGAGTTTTCTTTAAACTGCACATTTCTGGGTCTACCCCAGATCTAccgaatcagaatctctgagggtgGGGTCTATGACTGATTGTTAAAAAATGCTCCCAGGGATTGTTTTTATACTAAAATTTGGGAGCTACTAGTTTAAGGTACAAAATATGACCTGTGGTTTCACTGTGGGtctaaaagtatatattaaaattatttgggaAGTCTAGTCAAATGCCATAATGGTCTGTAAGGTAATCTATGATTGCTGACGTGCTTGACAGAGCATTAAATACCCTTTTTTCCTGCCTTGAAGTTATCTTTTCCATCATGTACATTAAATGTTGATGGAAACACATGTAAGGAGTCCCGAGTTCAAGAGCAATATCAACCCAGTCCCAGATGCATTTCAGTGGGGTTTCCTCATATCCAGCAAACATGGCCGGGTTTGCTAAGAGTCCTCTTGCAACCATCACACCTACAAATTAAAGCACACCATATTTGTCCATACATTAAGAACCCCTGGTTATTAGTTCAAGCTCAATGAAgcaaacagaatttttttaaaaaagtattatcaCCAAGGTTTTGTGATGCCTTTATTACATTAGTATGTTTAATTCAATTACAAAAGAATTAATTTTGGTACCTTTTGTAAACCAGGAAAGTTTAAATGTACTTatagaaatctttattttttaaagatttttacatTAAACAGTTagtctttagtttttctttaggGTAAATCTAGACTGTCATAAATTGGGCTGCTTAAAGTTCAGTTTATCTATATTCTCCCATCTAGCAATCACAGGGCTTGGCATGCCAataatttaaggaaataatgaaacTGCACAGCAGTTCTGGGGTTCTTTTAGCTCTTATCATTCTCGAGTTCACTTACTCTCATTTCTAGGTGCTTTATTTTACTAGCAGGCTATCTAGAAAATTCTTCACTGGTCACTAGATATGATGGCGTCAGAAAAGTAACTGAATTAATTTATCCCAGTTAAGATAATCCATGTTTTTCCAGGTAGAAAACTTaacatcattttaataaattgctTAGCTTAAAACAGTACAATGGGAAAATATGGCTTAatgttaaacaaaacaaatgaaaatcaaattaacATTACTTCCCCACTCTCATTTCTTCCCAATTAAAAGAACCCAAGTATTTATTTCTTACCATCTGTCCCAGTAATCTGCCACACATTTTCTGCTTCCTTTAAGCTTCTGATGTCTCCATTAGCAATCACAGGTATAGACatattttccttaattattttaatggaatCGTAGTGCACTGGCTGATGTCTTTCTTCAGCAGTTCTTCCATGGACTGTAATCCATGAAACTCCTGTTGCTTCAGCCTTTTGACAAAGATCTACCGTTCTTTTAAGGTCATCATGGATCCtacaatttcaaaattatatttatctgtTCACAGCACACAAATCTTAATGCTAACATTAACTGACTAAAATGATATTTCATCTACTAAATTAGTTAGATTTGCTATATCATATTATTACTATATGTCATTATCAGCAAGGTTTTCTTCAGGGATCAGTTCCTACTCAAGACCTCAAATTTAGCTATTTCACTACTGACAACAAAGGACAAAAAAGTTTTATCTTAGACCTAGTGCTTCTATGCTTTGGCTTTGATAAATCAAAGAGCCATGAAAGTACTGTCACAGATGAATTTAAACCTTAATATTTGCTGTGCATGCCCCCATCGCCAAGTGGGAGAACATAATACTTTatcttgaaatatgttttcaggctgggcacggtgactcactcctgtaatcccagcactttgagaggctgaggcaggcggatcacttgaggccaggagctccagactggcctggccaacatggggaaacctcgtcactactaaaaaatacaaaaattagcgaggtgtggtgacacacgcctgtaatcccaactacttgagaggctgaggcatgagaattgcttgaacctgggaggcaggggttgcagtgagccaagatcgtgccattacactccagcctgggcaacagggtgagacactgtcttaaaaaaagaagtatgttttCAACCTGTCACGGAAAAACTGAttcctggtttattttcttttcattgtgaaattttagtgcaaatatttttcctgttttctatacTTGGCACCAGTAATGTTTCTTAACATTAAATACTACATAGCTAAAGTTGAAAGTTTGGTGAGACTTACAATAAAGGGAGGCTTTAACTTTCGTTAAAAGTACAAGAGGAAGTTTTTCAGGACTATACATGAAAATTATGGTATATATTCTTTTACTAAATGTCTTATTTTCAACACTTCCATACACCAGCTACCAATTTATTTAGGATAGACACTCCTAACAGCATCAGACAAAAGGAATAATCTTTTATTTCCTAAGTAACGGATGATCGTATCAATAGATTGAAATATTGTCTTTACCTTATTTTAATAGAAACTGAAAATCCAGGGGTTTCCACTTGATTTCTTACTTGTTTCACCATATCTCGAACAAGCTCTGGCTTGTTTATTAAGCAAGCCCCATAACCTTCTGCCATTGCCCACCTTTGTAAAGCAAACATATGAACAAGTGAATTATAAATAACTGGAAGAGAAGACAAAATTCTGAAAGCAATGAAATATAAGTGCATCCATTTCTCTAGTGATCTAGAATAGAAgcagatttaaaaaattcataggTTCAACATTTCTAAGTGGATCAATATGAGATTAGGAAAACATGTTCCCAGATCAAAAAGTACTCAGGAGAAATGGTTTTCATTGGCAAGTGAGAATATTAAGTTAAAAGTCATTCAACCAAAACAGGTTTAAATATTTCAAGTAATTAATTGCAATGACTTCAGATTTCAAAAATTCCAAATTTGATGTTTATTGTACATAATGAGGTTTTATTAGTCTCAATAGTAGAAAGATAGTTTTGGCCTACAGCATTCCAATACCACTAAACAGCTTATTTAACTCTCCTAATGAGTATACAAATATGTCTCATCTGATTTAGATTACGCTATACTTAACAACTTTGCTTTTATTCTGTGGACACATTTTGAATTACTGATAATCTACTACAGTGCCAGTACAGTAGAACTATTATTGTcaggacaggtgcggtggctcaggtctgtaatcccaggactttgggaggccgaagcgggtagatcacctgaggttgggagttcgcgaccagcctgaccaacacagagaaaccccgtctctaccaaaaatacaaaattagccgggcatggtggtgcatgcctgtaatcccagctactcaggaggctgaggcaggagaattgcttgaaactcgGAGGCggtggttgtggtgagcccagacggcaccactgcactccgatttgggaaactccgtctcaaaaaaaaaaaaaaaaaagaaatattattgtCAAATTAAGTACATCCTATCAACACGCAGTTACTTAAACCCAACCAAATAACTGTGGTATAGAAAGAAAAGGTGATTATAATAAGGTATTTTTATAAGGAGAATTAATTAGGAGGAAATATATGGTGATTTCCTAAGTCAAACAATCTGTTTTCAGAGCAAGCATATCTGACATGacagtaaaaatacattttagggaTTGCCGTAAATATTAGATTCTCATATAACTACTTATGGATGAGATTCAAGGCACAGCCACATAAAAATTCTATTGGTGAAGGGAGACAAAACACCTGTCTATACATCGTTTCAGTCATCAGAAAAGACCTTTGAATTTATGTTCCTAAATTATatttccctatattttcttccttcttgttttgAGTCCCGGGGCTgtaactctattttctttttaagttttggaAAACTAGAAAGATATTTTACCATGTTCACACATAGTTTTTTTTGTAATCTCTTGGAAAATTCTTCCAACTTCTTTGAGCTTTACCTCTGAGGGCAACCACAGTTAATGTCTATTCCATTCGCATAAGGACAGACTATACGAGCAGCATCAGATAAAAGTCTTGCATCGTTAGCAGCAAACTGAACAATCAATGGGCAATCACCTGACAAAATGAATAGCTCAACGTTAAAATTCACAGGAAAAaaccctgcacacacacacacacacacacacacacacaccaaacttTAATGTTTGCACAGGATAAAAGAGCAATAACGATTTTTAGCCTAAGAAGCGTCTGTTCAAATAATATAacattaaacaatttaaaatattttaaattaaaagcaattCACACTCagtaaaaaattcaaacagtacaaaatttgataaatgaaaacaattctAACACTTTTGACAAAATAGACCCTCTTCCCAAAGGTGAGAATTAGTTTACCTGCATTCCAGAACAATTTTTTTGTATACCTGTAAAATTTAAACAAGTGTGAACATTCTATAAATACCACTATGCCTactgttcctttctttcctgaTATATCTGGGAGATGTACTCAgtcctattttcttctttatagtgGGATATTCCGCTGTATGGATGGACCATACAGTGTATTTTTAGACTGTTTCACATGCTCTGAGTATATTCATAGGGTAAATTCTTAGGAGTAGAATTGTTAATAGGCATTTAGCATACAACATTGTGATAGATATTACAGAATTATCATCCAAGAGTTTACcaatatatacatacaccaaTATGGATAAAAGTTCTTGTTTCCTCACAACTTATCATACCGTGTATATCCAACATTTGAATATTCTAATTAGTGAGCTCTTTTcatattctttgcatttttctatatataattagtcattccttattccttatttgtaatttttttataaaacaattagtaTTGCTATCTATCATGTGTTATAAATATTCTCCTCAGTTTTTTGTCTTTGAGCATATTTGTGCTCTTACATAtaaaggtttaaattttttttttttttttgagacagcgtctctctctgtcacccaggctggagtgcagtggcacaatctcagctcactgcaacctctgtgtcccaggttcaagtgattctctggctcagcctcccaagtagctaggagtacaggcgcctgccaccaaagccagccaatttttttatttttagtagagacagggttttgccatgttggtcaggctggtcttgaactcctgacctcaggtgatccacccaccttggcctcccaaagcgctaagattacaagaatgagccaccgcgtctggcccaaaggtttaaattttaatacagcCAAATGTATTAAAGCTTCCTATGTTTTaaagaacttatttttcttatcctTGGGTCAGTGTTATGAACTCTTTTTAGATgtatttcaacatttcttttgaGGAATACTTGTACGAGAATCATTGGatgtttataaaaatgcagatttcttggTATCATCCTAGTTGCATTGATTCAAGATTCCTATGGCAATCCACTGATTTATAGGATTATGATGGTTTAGGAGaatttgctttattctttatGGAGATGTAAGGTGCTTTCTCTTTTGTAGCTCAAGAGAGTTACAGAATTTCAATTTAACAACCATTTATTGGTCTAATATATTTCCAACACTGTACTAGATGCTAAGGATACAAATCAAGCTATTTCTATAGCTACAGCCCTCAAGGAGGCCGAACCTAATGGGAGAAACAGGCATATAAAGAGGAAATCATAATGCAGTAGAATTAAGTGCAACATAAGAGCCTGTGCTTAGCAGGGAGGACGTGAGTAGaggatgataaaaaaaaaaaaaaagattcatggcTACAAATATTGAGAGCTGAATGAAGAAACATAAACTACAGTttgcaagagagagaaaggggtctGGTGTGAGAAGACAGGGTATTGGTTCAAGGACTTAAAATAACTTAGGAATTTTGAAGGATAAAGTCAGTGGGCGTGGGGAGAAACTGAAGGAAGATAAGGCTGCAGAAGATATATTTGGAGGTCAGATTATGAAAAACTGTATATTATCCTCAGGTGCTAAAATTTTAGTCTTTAAGCCAGTAGTTCTCAACCTTTAACAAGCTCAGAATTACCTGGAAAGCTTTTCAGAACACAGATTGCTGGACCACATATCCAGAATTTCTAATTTAGTATACCTGTAAATCTCcctttctaacaagtttccagatAATAAtaatgctgctggtctggggatcCCACCTTGTGAACAATGAGGAAAACTTACATTTTCAATAGGTCACTTGGAGGATAGTTTGGAATGGTACAAGACTAGAGGCAGTGTGACAGGCATCTACTCTAATAGCCCTAGTGAGAGGAGAGGGTTTCAAAGTGGCCTTACGCTTTGGTATATACACTGATAGTTTACAAGGCATTCAGTAATAACAGgtaaaaaaatacttattaaaaacaCTAAAGAACTAAAACTTTTTCACATAAAATCTCTAAATTGTGTTGTTTCTGATTAGACAAGATAATGGAGTttgtaaacaaatttaaaaagttttacaaaGTCAGTACACTCGGTTTCACATACCTTGGTTTGTGGTAAATTCACTGTCTCTGGCTTTTATAGATTTGACAAAATCAGCGGCAACTATCATTGGTGTATAACACAGATCACAACTGTATTTTCTTACTAGTGTCCTAAAAGCCAACCTGTGAGCATATAAAACCTTAATTATGCATTTAGAAACACCACAAACATATTTTAGtgcattgttaaatatttatcagaGAAAGTTCTACCTACGGGGAGATGgaggatatttacttttcccTACTATTCCTGCTAAGTATTACTAAAAACCCtggatattatatataaaacaaacacaagaaaattttgaaaggtGAAGAAAAGACGGCCAGACAGGCTAGTGACCTCAGGACCTGAGGAATGACAGGGTGGTGAGttctctggattttatttttgtctcaaatATCCTAGACTTGAAGAAGCTGGCCAACTGGAAACaacaatggatgcagaaaaaaaaacagccccaACAAAAGCCTTCTCTAACCAAGGGACCAGGAAAATATTCTTTCTGACCTAGTAAGACAGAAATCTTTTAGACAGTTCTACTCCAGCCAAATACTGTAGAAAAAGCTATGGCTTTATCTCCATTAGCAAAGGCCAAGTGGGAATCCTAGACTTCTACCCTCTAAAGGCTGTTAACAAGGTGCTCCAACATTCTACTGAGATGATGTCCGAGAAGGCCAGGTAAGGATTTGAAACTTTCATCTCTGGTGGCCAGTGAGGTCACTCCCAGCCCAGTGGTATCAGTGGAGGCCACAAGGGGAGCCTGGACTTCCATGCCTGCCAGCAGTAATGAAGCACTCCTCTTCCTCACTGCTTGGTGTGGTTTCAGAGGAGGCATAGTGGAGAGCCAGGACTTTCATTATTGCCCAGCATATATGAGGCTACCCTCACCATGGGGAACTGTAACTCTCATCCCTGTCCAGCAGTAATGAGGAGCTCCTCACCCACCAGATGCTGAAGGAGGCCAAGTGAAGGACTTCTATCAGATAGTAATGAGGTGGCATCACTCCCCTAATCATTCCCTGCTGGAGTGTTGTCAGAAAAAGCCAGTTAAAACAGAATGTTCAATAATCAAAATCAATTAATCTAATCCATCATATTAACAggctaaataataaaaagcacatGATCatgtagatgcagaaaaggcatttgacaaaatacccatacatagtaaaaaaaaaaaaaaaaaaaaagctaactctCAGAAAACCAGAAGTAGAGGGAACCTTCCTCAGTTTCATAAAGTACATCCATAAAATTCCTACAGAACACTTTTGCCTTAGACAGGAACAAGGTAAGGAAGTCTGCTCTTATCACCCTTATTCAACACAGCACTGAAACTTTTAGTCAGTGCAAGAAGGCATGATAAAGAACAAAAGGCACATGATCAAAAGGAAGAAATCCAACTGTCcttatttgcagataacatggtTGTTTATAGACTCTGAAGGAATTTACAAAAAAACTAGAACCAACAAGTGAGTTTAGCAAGTTTTCAGGATataagatcaacatacaaaaatctatttCTATGTCCTAGCAATAAACATGTGaacaccaaaaattaaaaattctatttacaaACATGCTCAAAACAAACCCAGGTGTCTTATAAAACATGTACAGAACTTGTAACCTGAAAACTACACAAAACTGATgatagaaatcaaagaaaatctcAATCAATGGAAAGACAtattgtgttcatggattgggagaCTCAACACAGTAAGAAAGTCAATTCTTCCCAAGTTGAGGTATAGGTTTCACACAGTTCTTATGAAAATTCCAGCAAGGTTTTTTGCAGAGATAGACAAGgtcattctaaaatttatttgtaaagcaagggaactagaatagctaaaacaattttgaaaaagtaaataaattgggAAGAACCagtctacctgatttcaagacatATTATAGAGCTATATAATAAAACTGTGGTATTGGCAGGGAAAAAGATacaagatcaatggaacaaaatagaaaatgctgATTTCTCATAAAGaagcaaataattaaatagaGGAGAgacagcctttcttttttttattattttttttgagacggagttttactcttgttgcccaggctggagtgcagtggcgcgatcttggctcactgcaaccttcacctcccaggctcaagcgattttcctgtttcagcctcccagcagctgggactattggcatgcaccaccatgctgactaatttttgtatttagtagagatggagtttcaccatgttggacaggctggtctagaactcctgacctcaaatgatctgcccacctcagcctcccaaagtgctggaattaggaTTTgatggcgtgagccactgtgcctggcccacagcctTTCAAAAATGGTGCTGGAGTAATTGGATACCCATAGGCAACCTAACCTAAGCCTCACACTTACATAAAAGTTAATGCAAAATTGATCGTGgacttaaatgcaaaacataaaactataaaacttttagggaaaaaaacTGAGGAGAAAATATTCAGGATCTGGAGCTACATAAAGGTTTCTTATActtgacatcaaaagcacaatttacaaaagaaaaaattgatgttagacttcattaaaatgaaactttTGTTCTGCAAAAGATCCTGTTAAGAgcatgaaaagacaagccatatacagggagaaaata
Above is a genomic segment from Macaca thibetana thibetana isolate TM-01 chromosome 3, ASM2454274v1, whole genome shotgun sequence containing:
- the DUS4L gene encoding tRNA-dihydrouridine(20a/20b) synthase [NAD(P)+]-like is translated as MKSDCMQTTICQERKKDPIEMFHSGQLVKVCAPMVRYSKLAFRTLVRKYSCDLCYTPMIVAADFVKSIKARDSEFTTNQGDCPLIVQFAANDARLLSDAARIVCPYANGIDINCGCPQRWAMAEGYGACLINKPELVRDMVKQVRNQVETPGFSVSIKIRIHDDLKRTVDLCQKAEATGVSWITVHGRTAEERHQPVHYDSIKIIKENMSIPVIANGDIRSLKEAENVWQITGTDGVMVARGLLANPAMFAGYEETPLKCIWDWVDIALELGTPYMCFHQHLMYMMEKITSRQEKRVFNALSSTSAIIDYLTDHYGI